In one Nicotiana tomentosiformis chromosome 6, ASM39032v3, whole genome shotgun sequence genomic region, the following are encoded:
- the LOC104087034 gene encoding 17.6 kDa class I heat shock protein has protein sequence MSLIPRVFGDRRSSVFDPFSIDVFDSFRELGFPGSNSGETSAFANTRVDWKETPEAHVFKADLPGLKKEEVKVEIEDDRVLQISGERNVEKEDKNDTWHRVERSSGKFMRRFRLPENAKMDQVKAAMENGVLTVTVPKEEVKKPDVKSIDISG, from the coding sequence ATGTCACTGATTCCAAGAGTGTTCGGCGATCGACGAAGCAGTGTCTTTGATCCATTCTCAATTGACGTGTTTGATTCGTTCAGGGAATTGGGCTTTCCAGGTTCCAATTCAGGGGAGACTTCTGCATTCGCGAACACTCGAGTCGATTGGAAGGAAACTCCGGAGGCTCATGTGTTCAAGGCCGATCTCCCTGGGCTTAAGAAGGAGGAAGTGAaagtggagatcgaggatgatagGGTTCTTCAGATTAGCGGAGAGAGGAACGTAGAGAAAGAAGACAAGAATGATACTTGGCACCGTGTGGAACGCAGCAGTGGCAAATTCATGAGGAGGTTCAGACTTCCGGAGAATGCGAAAATGGATCAAGTTAAGGCGGCGATGGAGAATGGAGTGCTCACTGTTACTGTTCCGAAAGAAGAGGTGAAGAAGCCTGATGTCAAATCCATTGATATCAGTGGTTAG
- the LOC104115007 gene encoding 17.6 kDa class I heat shock protein-like, whose amino-acid sequence MSLIPRMFGDRRSSVFDPFSIDVFDSFRELGFPGSNSGETSAFANTRVDWKETPEAHVFKADLPGLKKEEVKVEIEDDRVLQISGDRNVEKEDKNDTWHRVERSSGKFMRRFRLPENAKMDQVKAAMENGVLTVTVPKEEVKKPDVKSIEITG is encoded by the coding sequence ATGTCACTGATTCCAAGAATGTTCGGCGATCGACGAAGCAGTGTCTTTGATCCATTCTCAATTGACGTGTTTGATTCGTTCAGGGAATTGGGCTTTCCAGGTTCCAATTCAGGGGAGACTTCTGCTTTCGCGAACACTCGAGTCGATTGGAAGGAAACTCCGGAGGCTCATGTGTTCAAGGCCGATCTCCCTGGGCTTAAGAAGGAGGAAGTGAaagtggagatcgaggatgatagGGTTCTTCAGATTAGCGGAGATAGGAACGTAGAGAAAGAAGACAAGAATGATACTTGGCACCGTGTGGAACGCAGCAGCGGCAAATTCATGAGGAGGTTCAGACTTCCGGAGAATGCGAAAATGGATCAAGTTAAGGCGGCGATGGAGAATGGAGTGCTCACTGTTACTGTTCCGAAAGAAGAGGTGAAGAAGCCTGATGTCAAGTCCATTGAGATCACTGGTTAG